A window of the Scleropages formosus chromosome 21, fSclFor1.1, whole genome shotgun sequence genome harbors these coding sequences:
- the hap1 gene encoding trafficking kinesin-binding protein 1 — translation MDGPAVVDTWNCSVVHGEGGDDSRERHPEAELSTEVLCRELVEVLCAERVAQVTKTYHDIEAVTHLLEEKERDLELAARIGQSLLKQNRALAERNELLEEQLHISTEEIAQLRHELSMREDLLHLYASTEEMDSSLEKSLLMRRSESSVSFSSYIDHDFLQQKLKGLEEENHRLRSEAVELTSETSSYEEQEQQLMRDCVEELALANKQVVALSDELARKVEDTLRQQEEISCLLAQIVDLQQHNKVLLTENEELTQHLSASRESQAQLTSELKELQDKYCECEDMLREASQELKNLRNKSLPNSTVNRYSTLTALVPMESLAAEIEGTMRRGLDSPAPPEYRSHPFRVFETVKAANQAARLRSRCHSPQIPGSSPPSGRSSCVSTPRTSCYGSCSASVSLEEKASLSQGPPVQLSEVEEKRLGQPGTPGGQDLEAALQRLSARQQSHDSSRPFFEVERERKLQALEVEGDTSSGFLTPNDSLLSIGTNYSSSSLHSSASGVSSSSRSCLPDRLQIVKPLEGSATLHHWQQLAKPNLGGILQPRPGVLTKDFRELDVDLQHVYSLNDLEEDEAEPSQAPRWEGLDPAVWGTVGNCATASPSCPWLPQTPPTHLPTLCGTQHPSLTAIPHSADPHCPSAGGNAGHVMPPGENRDNHRAALPSPLGIVELLQQQGISASADPRLLLDSRWARPPSRKGKSVFSLNLVEKLQSLGLDKVAERGLIECEGRRSSECPADDCTAPPTVEALT, via the exons ATGGACGGTCCGGCTGTTGTGGACACCTGGAACTGCTCTGTTGTccatggagaaggaggagatgaCAGCAGGGAGCGGCACCCTGAAGCCGAGCTGAGCACAGAGGTGCTGTGCAGGGAACTGGTGGAAG tgctgtgtgCTGAGAGGGTGGCTCAGGTCACTAAGACCTACCATGACATCGAAGCCGTTACGCATCTGCTGGAAGAG AAGGAGCGGGACCTGGAGCTGGCGGCCCGGATTGGTCAGTCACTGCTCAAGCAGAACAGGGCCCTAGCTGAGCGCAATGAGCTGctggaagagcagctccacatcTCCACAGAGGAG ATTGCCCAGCTGCGCCATGAGCTCTCCATGAGGGAGGACCTACTGCATCTGTATGCCAGTACGGAAGAGATGGATTCCTCCTTGGAAAAGTCTTTACT GATGAGGAGGAGCGAGTCATCAGTCTCCTTCAGCAGCTACATCGACCACGACTTCCTGCAGCAGAAGCTCaaggggctggaggaggagaaccaCAGGTTACGTTCAGAG GCCGTTGAACTGACTTCAGAAACATCCAGCTACGAGGAGCAGGAACAGCAACTGATGAGGGACTGTGTGGAAGAGCTTG ctttAGCCAATAAACAGGTGGTGGCGCTGTCAGATGAACTGGCCCGCAAAGTGGAGGACACTCTGAGACAACAGGAGGAGATAAGCTGTCTGCTGGCCCAGATTGTAGACCTGCAGCAGCACAATAAAGTG CTCTTGACAGAGAACGAAGAGCTAACACAACACCTGAGTGCATCTCGGGAAAGTCAAGCCCAACTCACATCAGAA TTGAAGGAGCTTCAGGACAAGTACTGCGAGTGTGAGGACATGCTGCGTGAGGCGTCGCAGGAGCTCAAGAACCTGCGCAACAAGAGTCTGCCCAACAGCACGGTGAACCGCTACAGCACACTGACGGCCCTTGTCCCTATGGAGTCGCTGGCTGCTGAGATCGAAGGCACCATGAGGAGGGGCCTGGACAGCCCGGCACCGCCAGAGTACAG GAGCCACCCTTTTCGCGTGTTTGAGACGGTGAAGGCAGCCAATCAAGCGGCCCGCCTGCGCTCCCGCTGCCATTCGCCTCAGATTCCTGGCTCCAGTCCGCCGTCAGGCCGCTCCAGCTGTGTGAGCACACCGCGCACCAGCTGCTACGGCTCCTGTAGCGCCAGCGTCAGCCTGGAGGAGAAGGCATCTTTGAGCCAGGGGCCCCCTGTACAGCTCAG CGAGGTGGAAGAGAAGCGCCTGGGACAGCCAGGCACCCCAGGTGGTCAGGACTTGGAGGCGGCACTGCAGCGCCTCTCGGCCCGCCAGCAGAGCCACGACTCGAGCCGGCCCTTCTTCGAAGTGGAGCGTGAACGCAAACTGCAAGCGTTGGAGGTTGAGGGCGACACCTCCAGTGGTTTTCTCACACCCAATGACAGTCTCCTGTCCATCGGCACCAACTACTCGAGTAGCTCACTGCACTCGTCGGCCTCGGGCGTCTCTAGCAGCTCACGCTCCTGCCTGCCTGACCGCCTGCAGATTGTCAAGCCCCTGGAAG GCTCAGCGACACTGCACCACTGGCAGCAGCTGGCCAAACCCAACTTGGGTGGCATCCTGCAGCCCCGTCCCGGGGTCCTGACCAAGGACTTCCGGGAGCTCGACGTGGACCTGCAGCATGTGTACAGCCTGAACGATCTGGAGGAGGACGAGGCCGAGCCAAGCCAGGCCCCGCGGTGGGAGGGCCTGGACCCAGCAGTGTGGGGCACTGTGGGAAACTGTGCCACAG CCTCTCCGTCCTGCCCCTGGCTGCCCCAGACCCCTCCCACACATCTTCCTACCCTCTGCGGGACTCAGCATCCCTCTCTCACAGCCATCCCGCACAG TGCTGACCCTCACTGCCCATCCGCTGGTGGGAATGCAGGGCATGTGATGCCCCCTGGGGAGAACCGTGACaaccaccgtgctgcccttcCGTCTCCTCTGGGAATCGTggaactgctgcagcagcagggcatCTCGGCCTCCGCAGACCCCCGGCTGCTGCTCGACTCCAGGTGGGCACGCCCTCCGTCCAGGAAGGGGAAGAGTGTCTTCAGCCTCAACCTGGTGGAGAAGCTGCAGAGTTTAGGGCTGGATAAAGTGGCGGAGCGAGGCCTCATTGAGTGTGAGGGAAGGCGGTCAAGCGAATGCCCTGCAGATGACTGCACAGCACCCCCTACAGTGGAAGCGCTCACCTAG
- the eif1 gene encoding eukaryotic translation initiation factor 1, with amino-acid sequence MSAIQNLQTFDPFADATKGDDRLPAGTEDYIHIRIQQRNGRKTLTTVQGIADDYDKKKLVKAFKKKFACNGTVIEHPEYGEVIQLQGDQRKNICQFLTEIGLAKEEQLKVHGF; translated from the exons ATGTCCGCTATCCAGAACCTCCAAACTTTCG ACCCTTTTGCTGATGCAACGAAGGGTGATGATCGTCTCCCGGCTGGGACAGAAGACTACATCCACATAAGGATTCAGCAGCGGAACGGCAGGAAGACTCTGACTACCGTTCAAGGAATTGCAGATGATTATGACAAAAAGAAACTAGTTAAGGCTTTCAAAAAG AAATTTGCCTGCAACGGGACAGTTATTGAACACCCAGAGTATGGTGAAGTGATCCAGCTGCAGGGTGACCAGCGGAAAAATATTTGCCAGTTCCTGACAGAG ATTGGCTTGGCAAaggaggagcagctgaaggTTCATGGATTCTAA
- the LOC108918680 gene encoding brorin, whose protein sequence is MSACGAPLALALAALATVACAEYSSRSDAEYDFGDYRGRWCLDHLGFVYSIGDVYYPSAVRCPCTCTADGPVCARPRCPRIHPRCTRVTYRSCCPVCEAFSRVCVHKGKTYKVLEEFWLSPCEKCRCGYNMEVYCTVAECPGLHCVNPTYVPHQCCPICKTGPNCFVGNTVIPAGVRVQVDEHQVCYCSYKEGTWEMHHQATCEVQERRSGSGATPEQTERQLEPRLETIP, encoded by the exons ATGAGCGCGTGCGGCGCGCCCCTCGCCCTCGCGTTGGCCGCTCTGGCCACTGTCGCGTGCGCGGAATATTCGTCGAGGAGCGACGCCGAGTACGACTTCGGGGATTACCGGGGCAGGTGGTGCCTCGACCATCTGGGCTTCGTCTACAGCATCGGGGACGTGTACTACCCAAGTGCCGTGCGCTGCCCGTGCACGTGCACCGCGGACGGGCCGGTGTGCGCGAGGCCCCGGTGCCCGCGCATCCACCCCAGGTGCACGCGCGTCACATACAGGTCCTGCTGCCCCGTGTGCGAGGCGTTCAGCAGGGTGTGCGTGCACAAGGGCAAGACGTACAAAGTGCTTGAGGAATTCTGG CTGTCCCCATGTGAGAAGTGCAGGTGTGGGTATAACATGGAAGTTTACTGCACCGTGGCCGAGTGTCCCGGGCTGCACTGCGTCAACCCAACATACGTGCCGCACCAGTGCTGCCCCATCTGCAAAACTG GGCCCAACTGCTTCGTGGGAAACACGGTGATTCCAGCCGGCGTGAGGGTGCAGGTGGACGAGCACCAGGTGTGCTACTGCTCCTACAAGGAGGGCACGTGGGAGATGCACCATCAGGCCACCTGCGAGGTCCAGGAGCGCAGGAGCGGCAGCGGCGCGACACCTGAGCAGACGGAGCGGCAGCTCGAACCCAGGCTGGAGACCATTCCGTGA